The Ferrimicrobium sp. genome includes a region encoding these proteins:
- a CDS encoding DinB family protein, translated as MTWITPEPPNDGLAPDTGDIRLILQGYLDHYRLTLLRICAGLNAEQLALRPVAPSTLSLLGLVRHMTNVERTWFRIRAAGEDVAPLFTTTDEDFDDLDTASAPQAISDLPAEWARCDAAVKNLPLDHIVDVRGQEVSLASIYIHLIEEWARHAGHADLIRQSIDGVTGR; from the coding sequence ATGACATGGATTACTCCAGAGCCGCCCAACGACGGCCTCGCCCCTGACACAGGCGACATCCGACTGATACTCCAGGGTTACCTCGATCACTACCGACTGACCTTGCTTCGAATCTGTGCAGGGTTGAATGCTGAGCAGCTGGCGCTGAGACCTGTAGCTCCCTCGACGCTTTCACTACTCGGGCTGGTTCGGCACATGACAAATGTCGAAAGAACGTGGTTTCGAATACGTGCTGCCGGGGAAGATGTCGCCCCCCTCTTTACGACCACCGACGAAGACTTCGACGATCTCGACACAGCGAGTGCTCCGCAGGCGATCTCCGACCTTCCCGCCGAGTGGGCACGGTGCGACGCTGCGGTAAAGAATCTGCCGCTTGATCACATCGTGGATGTGCGAGGACAAGAGGTGTCGCTCGCTTCGATCTACATCCACCTCATCGAAGAATGGGCCCGTCATGCTGGCCACGCGGACCTGATCCGCCAGTCCATCGATGGGGTTACCGGTCGCTGA